The DNA sequence CACATCACCGAAGGCTACGGTGGGACCCCAGCTGCCGTTGCGGCCCAGGTGCGTCTTTCGGCACCACCGAGAGACCGGCTCGAACGGACCAGCCGTGTCGAGCTCCCGGTCTTCGGTACACTCTACGGGTTCTGGCTCGGTATCGCCGTGCCGGCTGCCCTCGGCGCGGATGGGCCGGAGGCGTACGGGGCGGGTCTTCTGATTGGCGGTCCTGTAGGCTTGTTCGCTTCCCGGGCCATGGCCCACTCGGGGTCGACGCGGATAAGCTGTCTTGTCGCCTCCCACAACGAGGGCTCGACGCCGAGCATTGTGAGTTTCGCCCCAGCCGCGCTGTACTCCAGCTCGGCTTCCGCAGGCCCTTGGATCTCGGCGACCGACTCAACTTACCGACCGACACCGCAACTACGTACGTGTATGCTGCATCAAGCTGCGATGAAGGAATCCCGCAGCAATCCTCGGCCAATTCTTCGTGACAGCGGTGTAGAGCTTGCCGGAGGGTTTCTCGGTCATCCCGCAGGATGTGCGTGAGAGGAGGGAAGGGGCAGGCAGCTTCGGTCACCTCCATCACGGCGTGTCGCCTTCAGCGCCCCCGAAGCGAATCGCCCTCGAGCCGCACGGGCCACTGTACCGGGGAGGGCCTTGAAGTAGGGGGGCCTGAGGGGGGCGGTCGGTTAAAGTGGGGAACGACCTCTCCTAGGGAGGGCTGCTGCGGTCGCAGCGACCCGAACGGTGGGTCGCAACAAACCCGAGCGGCGGCCGCTGATCCTCCGAGCGCTCGTCCGCCGCTAGGATTCTCGGCGCCGCGTAGCCTCTCCTCTGGCCTGTTGATCCCCTTCAGCCCCATTATTATGTTTTGACCGCTGTGCGCTGTGGCGGCAAGGAGGACCAAAGATGTCTCGTGCGATTAGGCGCCTCGGCGTCGTGGTGTGGCTCGCCGCCGCAATGGCGGCGACTCCGTCTGACGCCCAGGGCCAGGACACCGGCTTCGAGGTCGGTCAGCCGTTCCCGACGCTCTCGTTCCCAACGCTCGAGGACGGTCGACCATCGTCGATCGCCGACTTCCGAGGCCAGAGGATCATCCTGCACGTCTTCGCGTCGTGGTGAGCGGGCTGCAGAATCCACGTGCCCGGGTGGCACGAAGCGACCAAGGAGCTCCAGGCGGACGGCACGATCCAGATGGTCGGTATCATCCAGGAGCAGCATCCCGACCGCGCTAGGCTCTTCATGCAATGGAAGGAGATGGGGTGGCCGATCCTGGTCGACTCGTACGACCTCCTCGAGGTCCCGGTCGTCCCCATCACGCTCGCGATCGACGAAAGCGGCATCATCCGGAAGCGGCTTCGCGCCGTGCAGGACGGAGCGCTTGCCGCCTCCTTCGTCGAGGAGACCTTCGGGGAAGCCGGCCCGGCGGCACCGGCCACGGCGCCGACGGTGCCCGACCTAAACGCGCTGGTGCAGGCCGCGCGGGCGAGCGATGAGGGGCGAGACTGGAAGGCGTACGGAGACGCGCTGGCGGTCTGGGGCGGCCCGGGGCGCGTGAACGACGCGATTGCCGCCTACGAGGAGGCCGTCCGTCAGGACGAGGATGACGGGATGACCCATTTCCGTCTCGGCGTGGCGTACCGCATGCGCTACGACGGCCTCGGCCGTCGGGACAGCGACTTCCAGCAAGCAGTCGACGAGTGGAGCACCGCGCTGGCGATCGATCCTAACCAGTACATTTGGCGACGACGGATCCAGCAGTATGGGCCCCGGCTGGACAAGCCGTATCCGTTCTACGACTGGGTGGTCACCGCCCGAGAGGAGATCGGCGCCCGGGGCGAGGAGCCCTCACCCCTCGTCGTCGAGCCGCGCGGGTCCGAGTTCGCCACCCCGGTGCGCGAGTTCACCGCCGATGCCGATGCGGTCGAGCCCGATCCGCTGGGGCGCGTGCTGCGCGACGAGGACGAGTTCGTCGAAGTCGTCGTCGTCACGGTGCCGGCCGCAGTCGAGCCGGGCGGCGTCGCCCGCGTTCACCTGATGTTCGAGCCGATCGGCGAGACCGAGGCGCACTGGAACAACGAGGCCGAGCAGATGATCCTCTGGGTCGACCCACCCGAGGGATGGGAGGTCGACAGTCGCGCCTTCACGTATCCGCTACCACCCGAGGTCGTGACGAAGGAGCAGCGCACGATCGAGGTCGAGATCCGTGCGCCCGAGGAGACGCGTGCTCGCTCCGTGACGATCCCGGCGTACGCGCTCTATTACGTGTGCGAGGACGTGAACGGTGTCTGCATGTATCGCCGACAGGATTTGGAGTTGGAGATCGGAATCCGGCGGTAACGCAAGACCGCCCAGGATGTCGGACACGGTACGGGGGGGACTCCAAGGGGGGTTGGGGGGCGACGGTCGCCGGCGTGGCTCGATTGAGCGGCGGCGCCTAATTCTCCGCCCCCTCGCTCCGAGCCGGTGGCAACCTCAGTACTCACTCTCACGGACGGTCGAGCCACTGAGGACATCGCGCGACGGTAGAGCGGATTCGGCAGCGGGGGTGAGTTCGTCTGGGGCGAGGTAGAGCATGCCGACAACGAACGCCCTGCGGAGGGTGCGCAGCCATATCGGCTTGGGACGATCTTGGTGACGCGTGTCGTGGAACGAGAAACGGCCGACCCTACGAATAGGGTCGACCGCTCTGCGCGGGGATGGTGGGATGGGACGACTGTGGCGCACTAAACTGCGAGGAGGCGCGCGTTGATCGTCAGCAGCCCAACCGACGGTGGCGACTAGGACACGTGAACATAAATACTATAACGTATAAGATACTGGCGCTCCTCGGCCATGATTGGCATCTTGGATGCAACCAGGAGGCCGATAATGCCCAGATCAAGCCCGTATGTTATCACGCTGACGCCGAAGGAACGGAAGGTGCTCGAGGCAAGGGCGCACCAGTATACGTTATCGTATCGAGATGTGGTACGCGCCAAGATCGTTCTGCTCGCCGCCGAGGGCCTAGAGAACAAGCAGATCGGAGAGCGTCTCGATATGCCGCGTCCCGTCGTGAGCAAGTGGCGCAAGCGCTTCTTTCGAAAACGTCTCGCGGGACTCGAGGATCGTTCCCGCAGAGGTCGACCCTCTGCTTTCCCCCCCCTCGAGTGGTCGCCGAG is a window from the Gemmatimonadota bacterium genome containing:
- a CDS encoding helix-turn-helix domain-containing protein produces the protein MPRSSPYVITLTPKERKVLEARAHQYTLSYRDVVRAKIVLLAAEGLENKQIGERLDMPRPVVSKWRKRFFRKRLAGLEDRSRRGRPSAFPPLEWSPR